The Borreliella andersonii genome has a segment encoding these proteins:
- the mltG gene encoding endolytic transglycosylase MltG: protein MLIKIGKVFILFFFLGSILSIFIYFLNLSSLTNGLVYEFNVEKGWGVRKIAKELKKQKLIKSELLLVFISYILGSDKQFKEGRYLINSDLSTFEIYKEFLKGSSNVNVDVTIPEGYTSRRIALKLKEFSVIDDVQDFIFLINEKSFIYEFGFDYDSLEGFLFPDTYKFYKGIEIKNVVRMFVDNFLSKLKSIGVVLGDYSSKELYNRVIIASIVEREYRVKSEAPIMSSVFYNRIKSGMALQSCATIEYVITEELGRSHPKRIYFSDLEINSPYNTYVNKGYPPTPISNAGIISLQAAFFPKNTQYLFFVVKDSKLGTHQFSSEYSSHLLGAKDYIRNFITKD, encoded by the coding sequence GTGCTTATTAAAATTGGGAAAGTGTTTATCCTTTTCTTTTTTTTGGGATCTATTTTGTCGATTTTTATATATTTTTTAAATTTATCTTCTTTAACAAATGGCTTAGTTTATGAATTTAATGTTGAAAAAGGTTGGGGAGTTAGGAAAATAGCTAAAGAATTGAAAAAGCAAAAATTAATTAAATCCGAGCTGCTTCTTGTTTTTATTTCATATATTTTAGGTAGTGATAAACAATTTAAAGAGGGAAGGTATTTGATCAATAGCGATCTTTCTACATTTGAAATATATAAAGAATTTTTAAAGGGATCTTCTAATGTAAATGTTGATGTTACAATACCTGAAGGTTATACTAGCAGAAGAATTGCTTTAAAGCTAAAAGAATTTTCCGTTATTGATGATGTTCAAGATTTTATTTTTTTAATCAACGAAAAATCATTTATTTATGAGTTTGGGTTTGATTACGACTCTCTTGAAGGATTTTTATTTCCAGATACTTATAAATTTTATAAGGGCATAGAAATAAAGAATGTAGTTCGCATGTTTGTTGATAATTTTTTAAGTAAACTTAAATCCATAGGTGTTGTTCTTGGCGATTATTCGAGCAAAGAGCTTTACAATAGAGTAATAATAGCATCTATTGTTGAACGTGAGTATAGGGTTAAAAGTGAAGCCCCAATAATGTCTTCAGTTTTTTATAATAGAATAAAATCTGGTATGGCATTACAATCCTGTGCTACTATTGAATATGTTATTACAGAGGAGCTAGGACGAAGTCATCCCAAGAGGATTTATTTTTCAGATTTAGAGATAAATTCTCCTTATAACACATATGTTAATAAAGGATATCCTCCTACTCCAATTTCAAATGCTGGTATTATTTCGCTGCAGGCAGCTTTTTTCCCGAAAAATACGCAATATTTATTTTTTGTTGTAAAAGACTCCAAGTTGGGCACACATCAATTTTCATCAGAATATTCTTCACACCTTTTAGGGGCAAAAGATTATATTAGAAATTTTATTACCAAGGATTAA
- a CDS encoding CCA tRNA nucleotidyltransferase, which produces MNLGKNNPNIIKIGKIFKKNNYEFYLVGGALRDLLLNKQPYDFDFATNATPEEIITLFPNNIKTGIKHGTIGIIFNKKIFEITTYRIEKEYENNRAPKQVEYTKNLIKDLERRDFTINAIAMDIFNFNIIDYYNGKKDLNKKIIRCIGNPNKKLEEDALRILRAARFSSTLNFNIEKNTLISMKYKKENILMISKERIKNEFHKLLEGANIQKGIYYLKKVDFFKNFFNLEIKTKVIKKIELLDKDKFYLKAITILTIKKPIKELKEKLTLIKFSNKEIKLILFYRSIIDNNNIFNVKKLSDIRYLLSKSTREHYKEIIDIYKALKGKNKKYLFIIKNIKRKKLLKNPLSLKDLKINGKDIQNIIQIENKNIGKILNMLLNCVIENPKLNTKNYLIKKIKTLKVDVFHSF; this is translated from the coding sequence ATGAACTTAGGCAAAAACAATCCAAATATAATTAAAATTGGTAAAATATTTAAAAAAAATAACTACGAATTTTATTTAGTTGGAGGCGCTTTAAGAGACTTGCTACTTAATAAACAACCTTACGATTTTGATTTTGCAACAAATGCAACTCCTGAAGAAATAATAACATTGTTTCCAAATAACATTAAAACAGGAATAAAACATGGCACAATTGGTATTATTTTTAATAAAAAAATCTTTGAAATCACCACATACAGAATAGAAAAAGAATATGAAAACAACAGAGCACCCAAACAAGTAGAATACACTAAAAATTTAATTAAAGATCTTGAAAGAAGAGATTTTACAATTAATGCAATTGCAATGGATATTTTCAACTTCAACATAATAGACTACTATAATGGGAAAAAAGACCTTAATAAAAAAATAATAAGATGCATAGGAAATCCAAATAAAAAACTTGAAGAAGACGCCCTTAGAATACTTAGAGCAGCAAGATTTTCATCCACGCTTAATTTTAATATTGAAAAAAATACTTTAATTTCAATGAAATATAAAAAAGAAAATATTTTAATGATTTCAAAAGAAAGAATAAAAAATGAATTTCACAAATTGCTAGAAGGCGCAAATATACAAAAAGGAATTTATTATCTTAAAAAAGTTGACTTTTTTAAGAATTTTTTTAATCTAGAAATAAAAACAAAAGTAATCAAAAAAATTGAACTACTTGATAAAGACAAATTTTATCTAAAGGCAATCACAATATTGACAATTAAAAAACCCATAAAAGAACTAAAAGAAAAATTAACTTTAATTAAATTCTCAAATAAAGAAATTAAGTTAATTTTATTTTATAGAAGCATAATCGATAATAACAATATTTTTAATGTCAAAAAATTAAGTGACATTAGATATTTGCTTAGCAAGAGCACAAGAGAACATTATAAAGAAATAATTGATATATACAAAGCACTAAAAGGAAAAAATAAAAAATATTTATTTATAATAAAAAATATAAAAAGAAAAAAATTGTTAAAAAATCCTCTCTCTTTAAAAGATTTAAAAATAAACGGAAAAGACATTCAAAATATAATACAAATAGAAAATAAAAATATAGGTAAAATTTTAAATATGCTGCTAAACTGTGTAATTGAAAACCCCAAGCTTAATACTAAAAATTATCTTATAAAAAAAATTAAAACCTTAAAGGTTGATGTTTTCCATAGCTTTTAA
- the dnaG gene encoding DNA primase, with translation MNYLQTAALNKSKFDIVAIVEQYIKLIKSGSTYKGLCPFHAERTPSFFVNPLQGYFYCFGCKKGGDVIGFLMDMEKINYSDALKILCEKSGIHYDDLKINRESENKNENRDIISKIYSLNSRLINTIKFFLNKNKKALDYVLKSRAISKEIVDLFELGYLPFNVKNGLELHDFLVSKGYSFEILRKSGLFSKTNPKASILSQRLIFPIKDFKGNVVGFGGRDLDGKGSKYINLSETEVFKKKELLYGFYEGFEEIKFTKSVILVEGYIDVLAFFTSGIKRAVSTLGTAFSKEHLALIQRYADEIILSFDGDDAGLSATLKAYQICLPFNINVSVLRMDLGLDPADVLKSEGVDYLQKILNNRCDAFEYLLDVYSNKYDLNKTVDLNAMINLFLNLISLSKVDTQKKVFLDKLSNKLGIGVTTLLKDYYRIKERFVVDNNKRNLYAHNDDSYERYLIVALLKNFSYFSVVRRNIIDSDLINIDARKVFMCFEDLFENNKDFSLMDLKKKLKDAYKISEFFFEEILNSEFEVDDEMLIHILLAIKKRKLDFRVLLCKKRCDGNSLVNAKIQINELMFLNMQRKNLKIYIDGVPGS, from the coding sequence ATGAACTATTTACAAACCGCAGCCTTAAATAAAAGCAAGTTTGATATTGTAGCTATTGTGGAGCAGTATATTAAGCTTATTAAATCGGGATCTACTTATAAAGGTCTTTGCCCTTTTCATGCTGAGAGAACTCCCTCTTTTTTTGTAAATCCTTTGCAAGGATATTTTTATTGTTTTGGATGCAAAAAGGGTGGAGATGTTATTGGATTTTTAATGGATATGGAAAAAATCAATTATAGTGATGCTCTTAAGATTTTATGTGAAAAATCCGGTATTCATTATGATGATTTAAAAATAAATCGAGAAAGTGAAAATAAAAATGAAAATAGAGACATAATTTCAAAAATTTATTCTTTAAATTCTAGATTAATCAATACCATTAAATTTTTTTTGAATAAAAACAAAAAAGCTTTAGATTATGTTTTAAAAAGTAGAGCAATATCTAAGGAAATCGTTGATTTATTTGAACTTGGTTATTTGCCATTTAACGTTAAAAATGGCTTGGAGCTACATGATTTTTTAGTTTCAAAAGGATACTCTTTTGAAATACTTAGAAAAAGTGGTTTGTTTTCGAAAACGAATCCCAAAGCCTCTATTTTATCTCAAAGATTAATTTTTCCAATTAAAGACTTTAAAGGAAATGTTGTTGGTTTTGGAGGTCGAGATTTAGATGGGAAAGGTTCCAAGTATATTAATTTAAGCGAAACTGAAGTTTTTAAAAAAAAGGAGCTTCTTTACGGATTTTATGAAGGTTTTGAGGAGATTAAATTTACAAAATCAGTTATATTGGTAGAGGGATATATAGATGTTCTTGCTTTTTTTACATCTGGGATTAAGAGAGCGGTATCTACTCTTGGCACTGCTTTTTCAAAAGAACACCTGGCTTTGATTCAAAGATATGCTGATGAAATAATATTATCTTTTGACGGGGATGATGCTGGACTTTCTGCAACTTTAAAAGCTTATCAAATTTGTTTGCCATTTAATATTAATGTTAGTGTTCTTAGAATGGATTTAGGCCTTGATCCTGCGGATGTTCTTAAAAGTGAAGGTGTAGATTATTTGCAAAAAATTTTAAATAATAGATGTGATGCTTTTGAATATCTTTTGGATGTTTATTCTAATAAATATGATTTAAATAAAACTGTAGATTTAAATGCTATGATTAATTTATTTTTAAATTTGATAAGTTTATCAAAAGTAGATACTCAGAAAAAAGTTTTTTTAGACAAGCTAAGCAATAAACTTGGCATTGGTGTAACAACTTTATTGAAAGATTATTATAGAATAAAAGAAAGATTCGTAGTTGACAATAATAAAAGAAATTTGTATGCTCATAATGATGATTCTTATGAGAGGTATTTAATAGTAGCGTTGTTGAAAAATTTTAGTTATTTTAGTGTGGTAAGGCGTAATATTATTGATAGTGATTTAATTAATATCGATGCCAGAAAGGTTTTTATGTGCTTTGAAGATTTATTTGAAAATAATAAAGATTTTTCATTAATGGATTTAAAAAAAAAGTTAAAGGATGCCTATAAAATTAGTGAATTTTTTTTTGAAGAAATTTTAAATTCTGAATTTGAAGTAGATGATGAGATGCTCATTCATATTTTACTTGCAATCAAGAAAAGAAAATTGGATTTTCGTGTTTTGCTTTGCAAAAAAAGATGTGATGGAAACTCTTTGGTAAATGCTAAAATTCAAATAAATGAGTTAATGTTTTTAAATATGCAGAGAAAAAATTTAAAAATCTACATAGATGGTGTTCCAGGGAGTTAG